Proteins found in one Salvia splendens isolate huo1 chromosome 10, SspV2, whole genome shotgun sequence genomic segment:
- the LOC121751112 gene encoding auxin-responsive protein IAA33-like: protein MNRYDESMWQERRATSMEESLKHYKVTNMAPSNPRTMRPAFSDDDLVAAVVPPVTVVLEGRSICQRICLHKHSSYHSLARALRHMFVDSSNNETNLDLDLDLSNAIPGYLIAYEDIENDLLLVGDLNWKDFVRVAKRIRILPVKAKSRN from the exons atgaataGGTATGATGAATCTATGTGGCAAGAGAGGAGGGCAACATCCATGGAGGAAAGCCTGAAGCATTACAAAGTAACTAACATGGCTCCATCAAACCCTAGAACGATGCGGCCCGCCTTCTCCGATGACGACCTCGTAGCCGCCGTAGTCCCGCCGGTGACGGTGGTTCTGGAGGGGAGATCCATCTGCCAGCGCATCTGCCTCCACAAACACAGCAGCTACCACAGCCTCGCCCGAGCCCTCCGCCACATGTTCGTCGATTCCTCGAATAATGAAACcaatctcgatctcgatctcgatctctcAAACGCCATTCCCGGCTACCTCATTGCCTATGAAGACATCGAAAACGATCTCCTTTTAGTTGGTGACCTTAATTGGAA GGATTTTGTCAGAGTGGCAAAGAGAATCAGGATTCTTCCGGTAAAGGCCAAGTCCAGAAATTAA
- the LOC121750343 gene encoding (DL)-glycerol-3-phosphatase 2-like isoform X1, whose product MATVKPSITHVIFDMDGLLIDTEKFYTEVQEKILARYNKTFDWSLKAKMMGMKAIEAARVFVEETGISDSLSAEGFLVEREEMLRAMFPTCEVMPGASRLIKHLHATGVPICVATGSHRRHFELKTQRHGELFSLMHHIVLGDDPEVKQGKPSPDVFLAAAKRFEGGPVDPSKILVFEDAPSGVQAAKNAGMSVVMVPDPRLDSSYQKMADQVLSSLLDFNPSEWSLPPFEKAAS is encoded by the exons ATGGCAACTGTAAAACCATCCATCACTCACGTCATCTTCGACATGGACGGCCTTCTCATCG ACACGGAGAAGTTCTACACTGAAGTCCAGGAGAAAATCCTTGCTAGATACAACAAAACTTTTGATTGGTCTCTCAAAGCGAAAATGATGGGCATGAAGGCAATAGAAGCTGCTCGAGTTTTTGTTGAAGAGACTGGAATCAGTGACTCACTCTCAGCTGAAGGTTTTCTTGTGGAAAGAGAGGAGATGCTGAGAGCTATGTTCCCAACATGTGAAGTCATGCCAG GGGCAAGTCGTTTAATTAAGCACCTCCATGCGACTGGAGTACCTATATGTGTTGCAACGGG TTCACACAGAAGGCATTTTGAACTGAAAACACAAAGACATGGTGAACTTTTTTCACTGATGCACCATATTGTTCTTGGTGATGATCCAGAAGTTAAACAAGGGAAACCTTCACCAGATGTGTTCCTTGCAGCAGCCAAGAGATTTGAG GGTGGACCAGTTGATCCATCGAAGATACTTGTTTTTGAAGATGCACCATCTGGCGTCCAAGCAGCTAAAAATGCTGGCAT GTCAGTAGTCATGGTTCCAGATCCAAGGTTAGATAGCTCATATCAAAAAATGGCAGATCAGGTTCTAAGCTCCCTATTAGACTTTAATCCAAGTGAGTGGAGTCTGCCTCCATTTGAAAAGGCAGCAAGTTAA
- the LOC121750343 gene encoding (DL)-glycerol-3-phosphatase 1, mitochondrial-like isoform X2, with translation MATVKPSITHVIFDMDGLLIDTEKFYTEVQEKILARYNKTFDWSLKAKMMGMKAIEAARVFVEETGISDSLSAEGFLVEREEMLRAMFPTCEVMPGASRLIKHLHATGVPICVATGSHRRHFELKTQRHGELFSLMHHIVLGDDPEVKQGKPSPDVFLAAAKRFEGGPVDPSKILVFEDAPSGVQAAKNAGIVPT, from the exons ATGGCAACTGTAAAACCATCCATCACTCACGTCATCTTCGACATGGACGGCCTTCTCATCG ACACGGAGAAGTTCTACACTGAAGTCCAGGAGAAAATCCTTGCTAGATACAACAAAACTTTTGATTGGTCTCTCAAAGCGAAAATGATGGGCATGAAGGCAATAGAAGCTGCTCGAGTTTTTGTTGAAGAGACTGGAATCAGTGACTCACTCTCAGCTGAAGGTTTTCTTGTGGAAAGAGAGGAGATGCTGAGAGCTATGTTCCCAACATGTGAAGTCATGCCAG GGGCAAGTCGTTTAATTAAGCACCTCCATGCGACTGGAGTACCTATATGTGTTGCAACGGG TTCACACAGAAGGCATTTTGAACTGAAAACACAAAGACATGGTGAACTTTTTTCACTGATGCACCATATTGTTCTTGGTGATGATCCAGAAGTTAAACAAGGGAAACCTTCACCAGATGTGTTCCTTGCAGCAGCCAAGAGATTTGAG GGTGGACCAGTTGATCCATCGAAGATACTTGTTTTTGAAGATGCACCATCTGGCGTCCAAGCAGCTAAAAATGCTGGCAT TGTCCCTACCTGA
- the LOC121751313 gene encoding serine/threonine-protein phosphatase 7 long form homolog isoform X2: MRWTGSYMINKAPKHFVRHYREQLSLLQNSQMTYVDRQLPDSCLEINNSWRSMTYMVCWAIVEAHEPERVVRQFGGTPFIPELRDWGFNETHFKTNRRGKAKTNWAMQNKAYIQHWERRSEFVSNHYMEPLEDHVQVTRTRLYMEWYFKITITYITLPGRLPEVGMNTVASSSTLQSETLASVFQMSRGFDPKDAVGLLHEINNLVLNCLSDCGESGRTVIPSSALMWICPGDYAHFLLMLYNMHFDKIQKPIPSLICFFINNSKSNRQTVLICIITYCSK; this comes from the exons atgag GTGGACTGGCTCATATATGATAAACAAGGCCCCCAAACATTTTGTTCGACATTATCGTGAACAGTTATCATTACTCCAAAATAGCCAG atGACATATGTGGACCGTCAATTGCCAGACTCCTGCCTCGAGATAAACAACAGTTGGAGATCTATGACGTACATGGTTTGTTGGGCTATTGTCGAAGCACATGAGCCTGAGCGCGTTGTGAGACAATTTGGAGGCACTCCGTTCATTCCGGAATTGCGTGATTGGGGTTTCAATGAAActcatttcaaaacaaatcGTCGTGGAAAAGCTAAGACGAACTGGGCTATGCAGAATAAGGCTTACATTCAACATTGGGAGAGAAGGTCGGAGTTCGTGTCTAATCATTACATGGAGCCTCTTGAAGACCACGTGCAGGTGACTAGAACTCGATTATACATGGAGTGGTATTTTAAAATAACTATCACATATATCACACTGCCGGGTAGGCTTCCAGAAGTAGGGATGAACACTGTTGCATCATCATCAACACTCCAA TCTGAGACATTGGCCAGTGTATTTCAAATGTCGCGCGGTTTTGATCCAAAAGACGCCGTAGGATTGTTGCATGAGATTAACAATCTTGTTCTTAACTGCCTTAGCGATTGCGGTGAGAGTGGACGCACGGTCATACCTTCCAGCGCACTGATGTGGATATGTCCCGGGGATTATGCACACTTCCTGCTCATGCTTTATAATATGCATTTTGACAAGATTCAAAAACCAATTCCATCTCTCATttgtttcttcatcaacaatagCAAAAGCAATAGGCAAACAGTTCTTATTTGCATCATAACCTACTGCAGCAAGTAG
- the LOC121751313 gene encoding serine/threonine-protein phosphatase 7 long form homolog isoform X3 encodes MPTLRPDFVMARVHTNNTLCALMWTGSYMINKAPKHFVRHYREQLSLLQNSQMTYVDRQLPDSCLEINNSWRSMTYMVCWAIVEAHEPERVVRQFGGTPFIPELRDWGFNETHFKTNRRGKAKTNWAMQNKAYIQHWERRSEFVSNHYMEPLEDHVQVTRTRLYMEWYFKITITYITLPGRLPEVGMNTVASSSTLQSETLASVFQMSRGFDPKDAVGLLHEINNLVLNCLSDCGESHQLIRPALLVGTPLLLAQMPKIRSGTH; translated from the exons ATGCCCACTTTGAGACCTGATTTTGTGATGGCACGTGTACATACAAACAACACTCTATGTGCATTAAT GTGGACTGGCTCATATATGATAAACAAGGCCCCCAAACATTTTGTTCGACATTATCGTGAACAGTTATCATTACTCCAAAATAGCCAG atGACATATGTGGACCGTCAATTGCCAGACTCCTGCCTCGAGATAAACAACAGTTGGAGATCTATGACGTACATGGTTTGTTGGGCTATTGTCGAAGCACATGAGCCTGAGCGCGTTGTGAGACAATTTGGAGGCACTCCGTTCATTCCGGAATTGCGTGATTGGGGTTTCAATGAAActcatttcaaaacaaatcGTCGTGGAAAAGCTAAGACGAACTGGGCTATGCAGAATAAGGCTTACATTCAACATTGGGAGAGAAGGTCGGAGTTCGTGTCTAATCATTACATGGAGCCTCTTGAAGACCACGTGCAGGTGACTAGAACTCGATTATACATGGAGTGGTATTTTAAAATAACTATCACATATATCACACTGCCGGGTAGGCTTCCAGAAGTAGGGATGAACACTGTTGCATCATCATCAACACTCCAA TCTGAGACATTGGCCAGTGTATTTCAAATGTCGCGCGGTTTTGATCCAAAAGACGCCGTAGGATTGTTGCATGAGATTAACAATCTTGTTCTTAACTGCCTTAGCGATTGCG GTGAGTCCCATCAACTGATAAGACCGGCTTTGCTAGTtggaacgcctctattgctggCCCAAATGCCCAAAATACGTAGCGGAACACATTAG
- the LOC121751313 gene encoding uncharacterized protein LOC121751313 isoform X1, translating to MPTLRPDFVMARVHTNNTLCALMWTGSYMINKAPKHFVRHYREQLSLLQNSQMTYVDRQLPDSCLEINNSWRSMTYMVCWAIVEAHEPERVVRQFGGTPFIPELRDWGFNETHFKTNRRGKAKTNWAMQNKAYIQHWERRSEFVSNHYMEPLEDHVQVTRTRLYMEWYFKITITYITLPGRLPEVGMNTVASSSTLQSETLASVFQMSRGFDPKDAVGLLHEINNLVLNCLSDCGESGRTVIPSSALMWICPGDYAHFLLMLYNMHFDKIQKPIPSLICFFINNSKSNRQTVLICIITYCSK from the exons ATGCCCACTTTGAGACCTGATTTTGTGATGGCACGTGTACATACAAACAACACTCTATGTGCATTAAT GTGGACTGGCTCATATATGATAAACAAGGCCCCCAAACATTTTGTTCGACATTATCGTGAACAGTTATCATTACTCCAAAATAGCCAG atGACATATGTGGACCGTCAATTGCCAGACTCCTGCCTCGAGATAAACAACAGTTGGAGATCTATGACGTACATGGTTTGTTGGGCTATTGTCGAAGCACATGAGCCTGAGCGCGTTGTGAGACAATTTGGAGGCACTCCGTTCATTCCGGAATTGCGTGATTGGGGTTTCAATGAAActcatttcaaaacaaatcGTCGTGGAAAAGCTAAGACGAACTGGGCTATGCAGAATAAGGCTTACATTCAACATTGGGAGAGAAGGTCGGAGTTCGTGTCTAATCATTACATGGAGCCTCTTGAAGACCACGTGCAGGTGACTAGAACTCGATTATACATGGAGTGGTATTTTAAAATAACTATCACATATATCACACTGCCGGGTAGGCTTCCAGAAGTAGGGATGAACACTGTTGCATCATCATCAACACTCCAA TCTGAGACATTGGCCAGTGTATTTCAAATGTCGCGCGGTTTTGATCCAAAAGACGCCGTAGGATTGTTGCATGAGATTAACAATCTTGTTCTTAACTGCCTTAGCGATTGCGGTGAGAGTGGACGCACGGTCATACCTTCCAGCGCACTGATGTGGATATGTCCCGGGGATTATGCACACTTCCTGCTCATGCTTTATAATATGCATTTTGACAAGATTCAAAAACCAATTCCATCTCTCATttgtttcttcatcaacaatagCAAAAGCAATAGGCAAACAGTTCTTATTTGCATCATAACCTACTGCAGCAAGTAG